The window ACATCAATCTTTCCCGATCCTTTTTCTCCCGCCACATATCATCTTTCAAGTAGCGAACAGCATCCAGATCGATGTGTACATCAGCCTCAGGCCAGTGGATATAACTGCCTTCGCTGGAGAGAGTAAATGAAGAACGCTGTTCTTTTGGAATACGATTGAGTGCGGGCATTTCTTCAAATCCTACTCTGAACAGGGTATGGTCACAGGCCATGACAAAGAGCTCACCATCAACGACCTGTGCAGTGGCAATTAGCTGATCTGGACATCCAAGACTCCAGGCCGTGAGCACGCGCTTTGGCACATCCTTATCCGAATGCACAAGAATATTTCGGGTCATTCTGAGTTTAGCCTCATAAAGTGGTAAAAACTGAGCACCTTCGTCTTCTCAGACAAAAAGGGTTCGAAGATGGTTTCGGTGATTGGCAGCACGCACAAATTCAGTGACAACAGGCAGATCGGGAACAGAAATGAGCACAAAAATATCCTGAGAATTTACCCTTCACAATAAAAATCTAACTTTTTGAGCATAATATCAAGCCTGTAGTTGTAGAAATTCGTCTTGCAGCCATTGGTTCACAAAACTATATTCATTTTGAGTGCGTGACATGGATAATAAGGAAAGAAGGCAATATGCACGACGATAAAAAAATTCCGAAATTCGACAGCTACGAAGAAATGGCAACGTTCTGGGATACACATAGTCTTGCCGACTATTGGGAACAGACGGAGCCTGTTGATTTCGATTTTGCGCCAGAAGCACGACGGCAATACCTGGTAGGGGTTGACCGTGAGTTATTAGCGCGTGTGCAACGTCTTGCTCGAACACGGGGTGTAAGTATCGAGAGTCTGGTTAATTTGCTCCTTGAACAACGCCTCCTGGAGATTGAGAACCCAACCTCAAACGTGTAACAGGTCCCAAACACCATCCACCTCAAGAAGCCACTCCTGAAATTCGGAGTGGCTTTTTCATCTTGCAGCCATTGATTCACAAAGCTACATTTATTTGGATTTTTCAATTGTTCTATACGTTCGCTTGTTGTTCGGCTTGAAATGAAGATAACAGGAGCATCAAATATGGCAGATAATATACCAATCGAACACCGGTTCCATTTTGACCTGAGCGGCTTTCTGGTCCTTCGCAATGTATTGACACCCGAAGAATGTGAAACCACTCTGAATGTCCTGTCTGATTTGGAAAGCAGGACATACAAAGATGAATGGATGGCATCTGCACCCACTTTTGGCAGACCAAAACCACTACCAACCTGTGATAAGAGTCGAGAATTTCAGGTCCGTTTGAATGGTCTCTTACGGCTTGATCCCGTTTTTGACCTGATGATCGCACATCCGAAAGTCGTGCCTTATCTGAAGGCATTTATGGGTGAACCACAACTCATCAACACCTGGTCGATTTCTAAATTCAAGGAAGCGCAACAGGGGGGGTGGCATCGCGGCGTGCCAACGACGGATTACAGTTATCGAAACGGCGATATTCGCTCTCGGATGCTCAATACCGTGTACTTTTTAACAGATAATGGACCCGACGATGGGTGTGTGGTGGCTGTACCGGGTTCACACAAGAGCAATTTTGATCTGAGCTGGCAGGCGTATCAGGGATTGGATCTTCCAGGCGCCGTCGCAGTAACGGGCAAGGCAGGCGATGTCTTACTCTTTTCCGAGACCGTCATCCACAATGGACTGCCCAAGACCACAGAGCCGGTGCGATCCAATCTGTATTTCAACTACACACACGCACACTATAATGTGATGATGCGCGAGCCGCCAAATGGATACCACAGATGTCTTCCGCCAGAGATCCGCAAACGGTTTAATGAAGCGCAAAAAGCAATGACGCGGTGGATGGAATTGGCAAGGTGGGATGTGTAGCACTTGTTGGATTATAAATAAATCTCTCTATCAAAACCGACGGTTGATTTACCTATGATGCGTTCTAACGCTTCACACTCTATTGCCGACAAACGGAAGAATCACATATGGCGAAACCGAATATTCTGCTCTTGATGACGGATCAACAGCGTGCAGATGCGATGGGCTGCACTGGTGGCTGGGTTGAAACGCCGAATATGGATCGGATCGCAAATGAAGGCGTGAGGTTTTCTAATTGCGTTACGAATTCGCCTATCTGTGTACCTGCAAGGCTGAGCCTGGCTACGGGACACTACCCTCACAATACGGGTGTGTGGAATCATCAGGACCATACCCTGTCGGCCGACGCGAAAACGTGGACCCAAGTTGTCAGGTCCTGTGGGTATCGAACCAGCCTGTTCGGCAAGACACACCTGCATCCTACGTCAGGCGACTTGCGCAGTCGAGAGCACCTGCTGCACGCCTATGGGCTGGATGATGTGAATGAAATTGGGGGCCCACGGGCGTGCGCAAACTGCGTTTCTCATATGACTTCGATGTGGAAAAAAAAGAGTCTGTGGGAAAAGTACAAAGCGGACCTCGCTGAGCGTTCCAGAACCAAACGGTACCTGGTGCGGCCCTCGGCAGTGGGGCTGGAGGACTATTACGATGTATATGTAGGCCAGCAGGCCAAAGGCTATCTAGAAAGCTATGATCGCTCCGAGCCGTGGTTTTGCTGGGTGAGTTTTGGCGGACCACATATGCCTTATGACACACCTGAACCGTACGCGAGCAAGTACCACCCCGACGCCATGCCCAGTCCGGTTCCTTATCCCGGAGATGAGCGCAAGCGACCTCGGGGAACCCTGGATGATATCCTGGACAACAGGCCCACATTCGACCCTGGAGAAGAAAAGATACTACGAGCGGATTACGCCGGTAACGTGACTCTGATTGACGACCAAATCGGAGAGATCCTATTGGCGATCGAAGCACGTGGTGAGCTTGACGATACGGTGATTCTTCTGGTCTCTGATCACGGCGAAATGAACGGTGATTGTGGAATTCTTGCGAAAAGCAATTTTATGAATGGCGCCGTTCGCGTACCCCTGGTGATTCGGACCCCTGACACCGTCGGTCGTTCGGCTGCTGGAAAGACATGCGCAAGCCATACGGAGTGGTTTGATGCGGGGCCGACACTAGCTGAACTAGCGGGAGGGGAAATCGAGTATCCCCAGTTTGCGAAATCCCTCTGCCCGATGCTTGCAGACCCCTCGATCGAACACCGGAGCGAGGCGATTTCGGAATATGGCGGAGATGTCATGCTGTTGAATCATGATTGGAAGATTGCACTCAACAAAGAAGGAGAGGCCTACCTGCTGTTTGACGTGAAGAACGATCCGAGTGAGGTGAATAACCTGGTTGGAAGAGCCGATATGGCTGACGTGGAGAATTCTCTGAAGCTGAGGATCCTGGAACGAATGATGGAGAGTCAAGTTTATACAGGGGCCAGGTTCGCGGGTTGATTTTCCGGGGATCGTTGTGTTGGTGACTACTCCCAACTCTAAAGCTCTCTGCGAGTGGGTTTTACGGGCTTTTTGATAAAAATGCCAAGAACTAATTTTTCGTTTTCAGATTACATTTGCAAGGTTATTCAACTCATTTCGAGAATGCCCAATCGATCTTCACGCAAATGATTTCTCAACTCGCGATAATATTGTTCTCGGACTTCTATGCTTTTCATGTTAGCATCAATGGTATATCCTGCGGGCTTAAACACAATAAACATCACTTTCCGGGGAAACGTATCAATATTGATAGATGCGCCGTGGACCATTGCCGTGGTGCAAACCGTCATCTGTCCTGCCTTTGCAAGCAAAGGAACCGGATCGGCAAAAGACAACTCGGGAAGTTCTCGAAATGGGACTGGATTCTGAATATAAGTCCCATGCTTTTCCACATCCTCTGCAATCAAACGGTGGCTACCGGGTCGGTACATGAGAGGTGCCCGTTTTTTCGTCACATCGCTCAACCAGAGGAGACAACTGCAAAGCATCTGTTTGGGTGTGGCATCCAGGTCTGAAAGGCTATATTTAATATCCACATGTTCGGAAAAACTGAATATTGCGCCGGGCTGTGGATAGGAAGTGACAATAAACGCATTAAAAAAATGCACGACATCGGCCCCCAAGGTCTTTTTCGCCACAGCTTCCAAAAACGGATCCTGGATCAGATTCAGCAATTCAGGCTCGAGAAAATACCGTTGCCCCACACGATACTGGGTCGGTTTCCCATCTTCTGAGCCTTCAAACGGCAGCATCCGATCAAAAACCCTCGAAACGCGATCCAGCCGCGCTTTACTAAAAGGCGTATCGATAGTTACCGCCCCGACCTCTTCAAATTGTGCAATTTCAGATTCGCCAATCATCGCATACCTCCTATATCCTTCTAAGCATCCAGCCACGCATCCTCAAACACCCGACATCCGACGCCCTCCTGCCCCATGGAACTGCATGCGTAGAGCGTGATATACTGGGATTCATTGAGGGGACCAACAGTGCTGTAGGAGAAAGTCTCTGGTTCGATAACCTTATGGCGCCATGCCTGACCTTCGTCATCGCTAAAATAGATCGCACCGCGCTGGCGCTCTGTGGCGTGCTGCCGCTCGGATTCGGGCAGACCGGAGCCATTGGGAATAGAAAAGAGCAGACGCCTCCCGCCCCGGGCAAGTGTGCCATGGCAGAGCACCCCACTGATATCGACGAGAAAGGGCCTGGACCACGTCTTGCCACAATCCGTCGAAGTATGGGCAATGCGCTGCACAGGACCGGGACGCACCTCCGCGAGAGGGGTGTGGGCTTCGAGCATACCGCGCGAATTCAGCCTGCGAACGAGCAACAATTCCTCACCGCGGTTAACCGACACAGCGGAAGCTTCGTTGGCAAGATAATCCGTGATAAAGCCATCCACGCGCCAGGTCTCGCCCTGATCATCGCTGTAGATAACGGCAGAACCGGACTGGGGATGGTTGCGAAAATAATTCGTAACGGCCTCTCCCTCGGGCACCACAGTAACAGGTCCCCCCAGAACGTACCGCCCCCGATGCGGACCCTGCGTAATCGCGTGAACCTGCCCCACCGCGTTAAACATAATCAGCGTACCATCGGAATAGCGGTGGTTCAGAGGCGACCGGTCCCCGAGCAACGTCTCCATAGTCCAGGTATCGCCATCGTCATCCGAATCAAACCGGCAAAGAACCATGGGCGTATCGCGCCCCACGGCATCGATATCGATACCGGACTGCGCCCGCATCTCGCCATAGTCCTTGTCGTAAATATTCTCTGTACCTCGCAAATCAACCATAGACAGAACGGACACGCGCTCGCGTCCATCTCGTTCGGAAAGATACGCAGACACCGCGTAGTGGGTGATCCGACCCGAAACAGCCCTCGCTGGCGACCACGTCGCGCCCCAATCGCTGCTCCTGCTCGTCAGAATCACCTTCGGATCGTCGTCGCGGCCTCCGCGCAACCTACCCTGACAAAAGGCGATCAACACGCCAGCGCGCGTAACGACATACGACGGCTGAAACGTACGACACACCACCTCACCGTGCACCTCAAACCCAGGCTCAAAAGCCAGCGTCCGTTCACTCAATCCATTTTCAAGCTGCCTCATACGGGCCTCCTGTAAAAAATAGCCACCGGATCACGCGATCCCCGCAAGCCAGTTCACAATAGAAGCGACCTCTTCTCCTTCGGACGCCTGTGTTTCGATCAAAAAACCCTTCTCCGCTTTCAGATTGGCATAGGTCTCAGAAGCCAGTGCGTAATCGGCCTCGATTTTTGCTTTTTCACAAACGTCAAGCCGTTCATCTACCGCATTGACAAGGGCCACGGGACGCGGTGCCAGAGCAGCGGATAGATGGGGCAAATCGTAGGCCGTCGTCACATTCGGCACCATATCGTAGAACCGGACGTGATAAACAGAACCTCGAACCACATCCATATAAGAGGAAAGCGTGCGCCAGGTGCAGACAGCTGTAACAGCGTCGCTCAGAACCGCTGCGTGTAATGCCTGAATGCCACAGCCCCCCCGACCTATGAGCACGACTTCCCGGCTGAGTCCGAGATGGGGCAGGGCGCGAATAGTCTGAAGCAAATCGAAAATACGCATCCCAATAAGCGTATGTCCGGTGTGTCTGGCACCGTACCCATATCCCATGCTCTCCACGCCCAGAAGCTGTGCGACAAAGCCGCCCTGTCGGTCCCGATTGCTCCAATTCGTCGTCTGCGTCTCGCCATAACCCCGCAAATCTACCGCAACAGTCGGATGCCCTGCCTCGACCAGCAGATGGAACAGCCCACCGTCGCTGCAATTTGCAACCTTACCCCGATCATCGGCCAGAATCACCGGCAACCGTTCTGGCACTGAGGCCAGGCTCTGCCCGATGAGCATCGGTAGAAAAACCTCGGCTTCGCTCTCGATAATAGCCTGTCGAATCTGCATATTGCCGTGCATCTCAGATGCGACAACCTCGATGGAAATCTCCTCCTGGGGTCGTTTTATTCCCGTGCGATTCAGGACACACTCGACAAGCGTATCGCGAAACGCGCTCGCCTCTGCCACACTGTGCGCTGCCCGTTGCTTTGGCAGGGTCTCCTCTGCGCGACGAACGCAGAGATCAGTGACCCGATCCGAGTGATAACTCGTGAGAACCTGACCAGTTGGCGACACCTGGAGATCTTCATCGGAGAAAATTTCCAATTCGGGTTCACGCCAGTCCGCCTGGGGATCTCCCAGCCAGCGATTCATCCATTCCATCATCGGTTCCCGCATCTCCCGAAAATAGCCATGTTCCCGGATCGTCTCCACAAAATCCATCTTCTCGCCCTGGCCGAGGGTCTCATAGAGCCACCTGGCTTTGTGAAAAGACATGCGCGTGTTCACAAAAACACCATCGCGCGTCTCTTTAATCAACCGGTACGGCCGCGGATACGCAAAACACATCATCGCTGCATGAGACAGGCCAGTGAGCATATCATTCGGCATATTCTGCTCGGAATCGCCCCCGCCCCAGGTACCCACCGTCCCGACCGGAACCGCGACCTTGATGCGGGGTTCCAAAGGCGTGTACCAAAGCGTCACCGTGCCACCCCCCGAATTTCCGGTGATCCCGAGCCGCTCCGCATCGACCTCGGCGCGGCTTTCCAGATAATCCAGCATCCGGATCGCATCCCAGATACGGATAGCCATCAAATGGAGCCCGGTCAGAAGACAGATATTGCCGCATTTCATATGTTCGGATGTGGGAGCCAGAGAAAGAGATTCCCCGGTTTTGGGATCTTCGAGATACTGGAGACGCTCACCTTGCCCAACCGGATCAAAACACAGAGCCACATAGCCCCTCAAAGCCAGAAACTGCGCGGCACTCTGGTAAGTCTCCACAGCCTTGCCATTGGCTGTATGACCACAGGGAATCAGCACACCGGGCATTGGCGTCGGGCGATTTTTGGGCACAAACAGATTCGCAGTCACATAAAAATTGGGGCGGCTCTGACAGACGATTTTCTCAATCCTGAACTTCTCCCGTTCAATTATACCCGTAATCTCCGGATTCAGTGGCGTTTTCTCTTCGGGCATAGGCCCCAGCGTCTCGCGATAAGCTTTGAGCAACCGGGCGCGGAAGACTTCAAAATCCTCCAAAGTCTTGATCCCGGCCAGATCCACATCGTGCTGCCAGCCGTATTTGCTCTGGATGCGATCCAGATACTTATCGATCATAATGCCGGCATCGCGGTATTCCGGCATGCCACAAAGGACACTAACAGCGAGATGATCCAGCGTCGGTTTCTCTGAAACAGAATAGTCTTTTGAAGCCATCTTCATTCCCCGGTTTTTAGTGTCCATCTCGACCTCATTGCACTCAAACCGTGAAGAGGTATAGATCGTCGGTCGCCTGAGCACCGGCGAAAAAGACGGGCAGACCGTCACAGATCAAATCGGTCTTGCACACATCGTGGATCGTCGGGGCCCTGGGATATCCGTCGCCAAAATCTCCGTAGGGAAACGCAAGCCTGTCGGTTTCGTGCAAAAGGTCGCCATCGATGTCAAAGCGGCGCACAATATTCCCGGATCCGACGATCAAGCACTCACGGTCCCGGTCGAGATAAAGCCCCGTACAGGTCGCGGAACCAGTACAGGGGTAATTGCCCAGGAACTCCGGGGCATCAGGATACTCCACATTGAGAACTGTGACCGATGGATCCAGCAACCATTCCCTCCTGGGATCCTGGATCCTTGAAATACCAGTTGCTACATAGGCGCGCTTCCGGTACAGGATAATGCGGTTCGAAATGTTCATATACCATCTCGAAGGCTCACCTCCGTTGGCAAGCGTCCAGCCGCATGGATCGGTGAATCGTCCATCCTCATCCACAGCGTCTGGAAAAAGGCTGAGAGGGGTCTCTACCTTGCCATCTCCTCTGAATCCCGTCACGCCAACCAGGGATCCTTCATGGCTTGCCCCATGGCAGCGGGCGAGCACATCTTCGCGCACGCCGATTTCAGTCAGCTTGCCATCGTTCTCAACGCGTACAACTTTGATGACGTTTCGCTTGCTGACGGCGAGCACCGTGTCGGCAGCCACTTCAAAATCGTTGACTTCCGGGGCAAATGCGCTGCAGTCGATGGGGACGAGATCCGCCTTCGAGAAGCGCATGCTTTCGATCCCGCGATCACTGCCCACCATCAGATATCCGTTGCAGAAGGCGACTGACTGGCAATCGGGGCGGTCAGGCAAATCCGCAACCAGTTCAGGGCGTTTGATGTCACTCACATTCCAGAACGTGATGCGATTGCCGTATTTTGACGGTGCGGCCACCAAACCGTCTCCGAGATACGCCGCCGCATGCGGCCCACACCCCGGGTACCGCCAGTAGTTTCGTATGCGCATATGACCCCCATTAAAGCGCGATCGTCTCATCCAAACCTGCCACAGAAAAAGCGATCACAGTGAACG is drawn from Gemmatimonadota bacterium and contains these coding sequences:
- a CDS encoding phytanoyl-CoA dioxygenase family protein — translated: MIGESEIAQFEEVGAVTIDTPFSKARLDRVSRVFDRMLPFEGSEDGKPTQYRVGQRYFLEPELLNLIQDPFLEAVAKKTLGADVVHFFNAFIVTSYPQPGAIFSFSEHVDIKYSLSDLDATPKQMLCSCLLWLSDVTKKRAPLMYRPGSHRLIAEDVEKHGTYIQNPVPFRELPELSFADPVPLLAKAGQMTVCTTAMVHGASINIDTFPRKVMFIVFKPAGYTIDANMKSIEVREQYYRELRNHLREDRLGILEMS
- a CDS encoding sulfatase-like hydrolase/transferase yields the protein MAKPNILLLMTDQQRADAMGCTGGWVETPNMDRIANEGVRFSNCVTNSPICVPARLSLATGHYPHNTGVWNHQDHTLSADAKTWTQVVRSCGYRTSLFGKTHLHPTSGDLRSREHLLHAYGLDDVNEIGGPRACANCVSHMTSMWKKKSLWEKYKADLAERSRTKRYLVRPSAVGLEDYYDVYVGQQAKGYLESYDRSEPWFCWVSFGGPHMPYDTPEPYASKYHPDAMPSPVPYPGDERKRPRGTLDDILDNRPTFDPGEEKILRADYAGNVTLIDDQIGEILLAIEARGELDDTVILLVSDHGEMNGDCGILAKSNFMNGAVRVPLVIRTPDTVGRSAAGKTCASHTEWFDAGPTLAELAGGEIEYPQFAKSLCPMLADPSIEHRSEAISEYGGDVMLLNHDWKIALNKEGEAYLLFDVKNDPSEVNNLVGRADMADVENSLKLRILERMMESQVYTGARFAG
- a CDS encoding exo-alpha-sialidase; amino-acid sequence: MRQLENGLSERTLAFEPGFEVHGEVVCRTFQPSYVVTRAGVLIAFCQGRLRGGRDDDPKVILTSRSSDWGATWSPARAVSGRITHYAVSAYLSERDGRERVSVLSMVDLRGTENIYDKDYGEMRAQSGIDIDAVGRDTPMVLCRFDSDDDGDTWTMETLLGDRSPLNHRYSDGTLIMFNAVGQVHAITQGPHRGRYVLGGPVTVVPEGEAVTNYFRNHPQSGSAVIYSDDQGETWRVDGFITDYLANEASAVSVNRGEELLLVRRLNSRGMLEAHTPLAEVRPGPVQRIAHTSTDCGKTWSRPFLVDISGVLCHGTLARGGRRLLFSIPNGSGLPESERQHATERQRGAIYFSDDEGQAWRHKVIEPETFSYSTVGPLNESQYITLYACSSMGQEGVGCRVFEDAWLDA
- a CDS encoding phytanoyl-CoA dioxygenase family protein, whose translation is MKITGASNMADNIPIEHRFHFDLSGFLVLRNVLTPEECETTLNVLSDLESRTYKDEWMASAPTFGRPKPLPTCDKSREFQVRLNGLLRLDPVFDLMIAHPKVVPYLKAFMGEPQLINTWSISKFKEAQQGGWHRGVPTTDYSYRNGDIRSRMLNTVYFLTDNGPDDGCVVAVPGSHKSNFDLSWQAYQGLDLPGAVAVTGKAGDVLLFSETVIHNGLPKTTEPVRSNLYFNYTHAHYNVMMREPPNGYHRCLPPEIRKRFNEAQKAMTRWMELARWDV
- a CDS encoding DUF2442 domain-containing protein, with the protein product MTRNILVHSDKDVPKRVLTAWSLGCPDQLIATAQVVDGELFVMACDHTLFRVGFEEMPALNRIPKEQRSSFTLSSEGSYIHWPEADVHIDLDAVRYLKDDMWREKKDRERLMSDIRFGEAVAAFRKQCGLKQADIHGLSERQVCRIEKGERTKVDTLGILARSHGLSLKAYLDKIAEILSEGGEVISKVSTSIPQDTIDLSVEQI